gtaaaaaaggaaaaaaataaaattaatttatttaacttcaCTCTCACCcttttaaatactttattttcattttttataattttattcgataattcaaattttgaacGGCTCAAGTTCAAAGAGCGGTAAGAATTCGTTCAttagtctttttctaaaataattatttttaaaagaaaatatggaaattaaaaaacatgtttcGAGATTTGAAAGTAGTAGAACTTTAGACACAAGCTAGAGGGACAGGTGTAAGGTCCCCACTGGCGGGCTCGAAACTCCTTTAGGGGACAAAAGCGTCCAATCATCTCTCATCCCAAATTCCACGTCATGGCTGATCTATACCACTAAATACAGAAGCCATTTGCATCAATTAAAAAAGTCATAAGGGTATTACAGTAAACCCACTTTCACATGCCATTGATTCGCTCTCCATTATAGCCCCATACTCCATTACCAGCCCCTCAAATCCCTCACTTTCTCGAGAAAATTCCATTTTCTCGCTCTTCAGCCACAAATCTCAACCCTCAAATCCCGAATGGCACAGAAGAGAGAAAACGAACAGGCCACCGAAACCGAGCTCAAAGTCCCCGAAACTCTAACCCTATGCGTCCAAACCTGCGGCTTCTCTGCATCCGATAAGCCCAGATCCAGATCTCCCTCGCCGCCGGAGGACCCCGATTCGACCCTCGAGAATTCAGATCAAGGCGCTGTGAGAAGGAGGGAGGTGAACCGGTGCTCCGGCTGCAAGAGGAAGCTAGGACTGATCGGCTTTCGGTGCCGGTGCGGCGAGATGTTCTGCTCGAAGCATCGGTACTCCGATCGGCATGAGTGCAGGTTCGATTACAAGGCGGCGGGACGGGAGATGATCGCGAAGGAGAATCCGGTGGTGAGGCCGGCGAAGATTCTCAAAGTTTGACCGACGGGGTCTGTTTGTTTGGATGGAAAATGGGTTTcggggaaaagaaaatttttctcgAGAAAAAGGGTAAGGGATTTGAGATGTAAAGTGGTAATTTCGCGCGAAGCTTCACTTTTCCCGGGAAAGTGGTTTTTTCTGggaatattatttttcaatgggAAAAGACAAATGTGGGATCTGGCGATGATAATGATAGGTTTTGATCGTGTGGGGGAATATAGGGGTATTTATGTAAAATTGTGAtaaaagtttgaatttattGTCGTTGTTTAACTTTTGGTGGTCCACTGCCCAATCAAGGAATATTAAAAGGCTTTCCTCACCAGACTCGACGGAAAAACAGATTTTTGCATTTATTGTATATTAAATAATCTTTAATTTATCTAATTACTACttattaataaaacataaagaaatatatttataaaaggaaagaataaaattattctaattattaattacttttcacaaaataataagtaaaaataaatgtgaTCAAATATTCCAAATGTgactaaactataaaaattgTTATACCAAAAGAATGATTTACACGTCTAATCACTTGATGCCAAATGAATCAAAACGGTGTCGATGTCGAATTGATTACAAAGatataaaatagtaattgatAAAAATACCCTTTTGACTcgtttttatctttattttactatttttcatatgCCACTAGGCCCACTACCATCAAATTCtctcttatttaaccatttttggattattttttttttctaaactcttttataaataattgaaaaatcaacattattttctatttttaaattataaataaaaaattatattaatgatttaaagactattttgaaaaatactttctaaaaaatacgaatttaaataaataaagattatcttttacattttagaaaaaaataatttaatgattaaaatactatttaaaataaatatattcactatttttttttcttttatactaaaaagtattttaaattttttattattattataaaatgaaaagttgaatttttttcttttaattttcttccttccttattttaataactttttgaagatgacttttaataataagttatatgaaatgttgtaaatttgtttactaagaattttttttaataatttgaattaactgaaaaattattaaaattaagaaaaagaaaaagaaagaaaaattatggatgaagagtttttattttaaatattcaattaaaatgtttttctatgacctaattttagaagtaGATAATATCAATACATgatagaaattgaatttttcttatataaaagggtttgAAAAGTATATTTGctcattttagatgaaaacaagtagttaaaaatcatatagattatgtttaagtttggtttaaaatatttttctagtttttatttttttatttttaaaaataatttttattttctatatttgtctGTTTTGAAAATACgattacttaaaaaatgaaaactatttttaaaaatgaaaattgaaagtcttgtttagtattatttttttatatgaaaaataataaaaagaattaaatttcatttattatgcCATTGTACAATGGTATTACTTTAACTATACAaaggaaatgtactaagtgtataAGAATGTACAAGACTatattttgtgaaagatttcaatttattctaaatcattcctttatttttcttatcacccACAAATTGTATATCTatgtcatgcattttatttaattctcacatgaaaattccaatactttcccaataatgatatttgaggaaaaaaatttaagcctAAGTCATTCACTATTTTATCAACCacaccattgaaaatatgatttaacatACTTATGTGGATACATAACTTAtgagggatatgaaatttgtatcATTGTAGAAagatattacactaactgtataaGGGTGTACAAAACTATCCTTTATAAAAGATTCAATCAAaccattcttttattttccttgtcacccaaggaTTATACACCTATGTCATGAACTTTATTTAACTcccacataaaaattccaatatttttctcaataatgata
The sequence above is drawn from the Vitis riparia cultivar Riparia Gloire de Montpellier isolate 1030 chromosome 6, EGFV_Vit.rip_1.0, whole genome shotgun sequence genome and encodes:
- the LOC117915737 gene encoding zinc finger A20 and AN1 domain-containing stress-associated protein 5-like, with translation MAQKRENEQATETELKVPETLTLCVQTCGFSASDKPRSRSPSPPEDPDSTLENSDQGAVRRREVNRCSGCKRKLGLIGFRCRCGEMFCSKHRYSDRHECRFDYKAAGREMIAKENPVVRPAKILKV